From a single Entelurus aequoreus isolate RoL-2023_Sb linkage group LG12, RoL_Eaeq_v1.1, whole genome shotgun sequence genomic region:
- the LOC133662120 gene encoding G protein-regulated inducer of neurite outgrowth 1-like: METSYNSERRKDTVKSQQQIPGLAGFVNSLDQNDANAQTGEEPNFNLNLSVTSMNDPRSQKNDGKLAARQSQEGGKPKISLMTMKESESHRVQKCVRSPRVSERDKTRTLRVDASGALKPKPQSETPMRTTSHVKLSLKMQSVKKQDPMVQHHREDSGYHLGQTSPAIEEAEPAIHTVSSTFVNPKPQMEKMQSILVGDNNPKLFKPTLNSKITIAPKDSLESKRAPKNSCGSKGSSAQKMGYSFKTRSNVYPKSGSRESLDRKTDSVSSDMLAKENSSLKSRPGPKPKSDSFKTEPTLPPSIMVSPSPVLVSRPSSPCSTLVPLAASSPKTRTCVAVTTHGECTQEPESVANLTKGLTFDMVDMSSLTRGVALKKGQWKVTVTGGTVPSQEAKQWLVEAGGSPGSNGRPPQNKVGQLRNENVNIPLSHPFHSPSAPERLNFSETLRPRASERREVGVQAKVRVTEHSVSTSPSLLRGAPSFSLIGSPSCQSYSLTSPTVSLCCVPAVQPLRKHVCKIDIELCSQVKQENANSIKGDGEEVKNVRVQAGEEVGATPRDVAKDEQGMTWEVYGASVDLESQSTAIQSHLESKIQKQAKHIRSLRRFIRKHNRRKKQKKKKKKRKRVGRMLRCCCTAPLGQD; the protein is encoded by the exons ATGGAAACCTCATACAACTCCGAGCGCAGGAAGGATACTGTTAAATCCCAACAACAGATTCCAGGGCTTGCAGGGTTTGTGAATTCCCTTGACCAAAACGATGCTAATGCCCAGACGGGAGAGGAGCCTAACTTCAACCTAAACCTCAGCGTGACCTCAATGAACGATCCCCGCTCTCAGAAGAATGATGGGAAACTTGCAGCAAGGCAAAGTCAGGAAGGCGGGAAGCCCAAAATCTCTTTGATGACCATGAAGGAATCTGAATCACACAGAGTGCAAAAATGTGTTCGCAGCCCCAGAGTAAGTGAGAGGGACAAAACACGAACATTGAGAGTGGACGCATCAGGCGCCTTAAAGCCCAAACCCCAAAGTGAAACCCCAATGAGGACGACCAGCCATGTTAAACTGAGCCTTAAAATGCAAAGCGTTAAGAAGCAAGATCCAATGGTCCAACATCACAGAGAAGATTCTGGGTATCATCTGGGTCAAACTTCTCCAGCCATTGAAGAAGCAGAACCAGCTATCCACACAGTTTCATCCACTTTTGTAAACCCAAAGCCACAAATGGAGAAGATGCAATCAATCCTTGTTGGTGACAATAATCCCAAACTATTCAAACCTACACTCAACTCCAAAATCACAATAGCGCCCAAAGACAGCCTTGAATCAAAAAGGGCTCCGAAAAACAGTTGTGGATCAAAGGGAAGTTCTGCGCAGAAAATGGGCTACAGCTTCAAGACGAGATCAAATGTTTACCCTAAGAGTGGATCCAGAGAAAGTCTCGACCGCAAAACTGACAGTGTAAGCAGTGACATGTTGGCCAAAGAAAATTCAAGTTTAAAATCTAGACCAGGTCCGAAACCCAAGTCGGATTCTTTTAAAACTGAACCGACTCTCCCCCCATCTATAATGGTCTCGCCAAGTCCAGTTTTAGTCTCTAGGCCTAGTAGTCCATGTTCTACTCTAG TTCCTCTGGCCGCTTCCAGTCCAAAAACCAGAACCTGTGTTGCCGTGACCACACACGGAGAATGCACACAAGAGCCTGAATCTGTGGCAAACTTGACTAAGGGTCTTACCTTTGACATGGTGGACATGTCATCACTGACAAGGGGTGTTGCTCTGAAGAAAGGACAATGGAAGGTGACAGTGACAGGAGGAACTGTGCCATCACAGGAGGCCAAGCAGTGGTTGGTTGAGGCTGGGGGGTCCCCAGGAAGTAATGGGAGGCCACCTCAGAACAAAGTGGGTCAACTGAGAAACGAAAATGTCAACATCCCACTGTCACACCCCTTCCATTCTCCTTCTGCTCCAGAGAGGCTAAACTTCAGTGAGACGCTTCGTCCTCGGGCATCAGAGAGGAGAGAGGTGGGGGTCCAGGCGAAGGTGCGTGTGACGGAGCACTCGGTATCCACCAGTCCAAGCCTGCTAAGAGGAGCTCCCTCCTTCTCCCTGATTGGTTCTCCCAGCTGTCAATCATATAGCTTGACCTCTCCAACTGTGTCACTGTGTTGTGTGCCAGCTGTGCAGCCTCTTCGAAAGCATGTCTGTAAGATTGATATTGAGCTGTGCAGCCAAGTCAAACAAGAAAATGCTAATAGCATAAAGGGAGACGGTGAAGAAGTGAAGAATGTGAGGGTGCAAGCGGGAGAGGAAGTGGGAGCTACGCCACGGGATGTGGCGAAAGACGAGCAGGGAATGACGTGGGAGGTGTATGGCGCCTCAGTAGACCTAGAGTCTCAGTCCACAGCCATCCAGTCCCACCTTGAGTCCAAGATCCAGAAGCAGGCAAAACATATCCGGTCTCTGAGGAGGTTTATCAGGAAACACAACAGGAGAAAGaaacagaaaaagaagaagaagaagagaaagagAGTAGGAAGGATGCTGAGGTGCTGCTGCACAGCTCCTTTGGGGCAAGATTGA
- the LOC133662121 gene encoding protein phosphatase methylesterase 1-like has protein sequence MWEENFDTEHDVGQKLDYSPVPWQEYFDQMEDVNVGQADSRDIFRVYKAGHEGPLLVLLHGGGHSALSWAVFTTAIAARVCCRVLAMDLRGHGDTLVRQSDDFSTQTMSSDIANVVRACYGETPPPIVLIGHGVGGAIAVHTSGNELLPTTVGLVAIDVVEGSAMEALHSIQNFLKGRPKSFKSMDHAIEWSVKSGQIRNLESARVSMVGQIKRCEVEETDSLEQASPVSDVVVECNEEFYDQSYDKDNAATEVSLSEGQSVYRWRIDLSKSEKYWDGWFRGTSNLFLSCNLPKLLLLAGIDRLDRDLTIGQIQGKFMMQVLPPCGHAVQEDKPDKVADAVASFLLRHKFAEARREISSNSFTE, from the exons ATGTGGGAGGAGAACTTTGATACGGAGCA TGACGTCGGCCAGAAGCTCGACTACTCGCCCGTACCGTGGCAAGAGTACTTCGATCAGATGGAGGACGTAAACGTGGGCCAGGCCGACAGCCGAGACATCTTCCGGGTTTACAAAGCGGGACACGAGGGGCCCCTGCTCGTTCTTCTGCATGGGGGAGGACACTCGGCCTTGTCCTGGGCAGTCTTCACT ACCGCCATCGCTGCCAGAGTGTGCTGCCGGGTGCTTGCCATGGACCTCAGGGGTCACG GTGACACTCTGGTCCGCCAATCAGATGACTTCTCCACTCAAACCATGTCCAG CGACATTGCCAACGTGGTCAGAGCATGCTATGGCGAGACTCCTCCCCCCATTGTCCTGATTGGCCACGGGGTCGGCGGGGCGATTGCAGTGCACACATCCGGCAATGAGCTGTTGCCAACCACTGTGGGACTGGTGGCCATCGATGTTGTCGAGG GAAGTGCAATGGAGGCGCTTCACAGCATACAGAATTTCCTGAAAGGAAGACCCAAGTCCTTCAAGTCTATGGACCACGCCATCGAGTGGAG TGTCAAGAGCGGGCAAATCCGGAATCTGGAATCTGCTAGAGTGTCGATGGTTGGTCAAATCAAAAG GTGTGAGGTAGAGGAGACTGACTCTCTGGAGCAGGCCAGCCCAGTGAGCGATGTGGTGGTCGAATGCAACGAGGAGTTCTACGACCAAAGCTATGATAAAGACAACGCCGCCACGGAGGTGAGCCTCAGCGAAGGCCAG AGTGTCTACAGATGGCGCATAGACCTGTCGAAGTCGGAGAAATACTGGGACGGCTGGTTTCGGGGAACGTCCAACCTCTTTTTGTCCTGCAACCTGCCAAAGCTTCTCCTCCTGGCTG GAATCGACCGGCTTGACCGTGACCTGACCATAGGCCAGATCCAAG GTAAATTCATGATGCAGGTGCTGCCCCCCTGTGGTCATGCAGTGCAAGAAGACAAACCAGATAAA GTTGCTGACGCCGTGGCCTCCTTCCTGTTACGGCACAAGTTTGCAGAAGCCAGAAGAGAAATTAG CTCAAACTCTTTTACGGAATGA